One Natrinema salaciae genomic region harbors:
- a CDS encoding amino acid-binding protein, protein MFDEIMKKFEGSPSQQAVIRLLLERGFSVNDDGRVVSGGIEIPNTGIAREIGVDRRVVDSTTDVILDDPELRRIFQNISQVPSLMDLAPVLDLTVLSIEVIDAERKGIVAKVTGTLAEHGISIRQTISEDPEFTDEPRLYLITDEELPGEVITALRDIEFVRKIEIQ, encoded by the coding sequence ATGTTCGACGAAATCATGAAAAAGTTCGAGGGATCGCCGAGTCAGCAGGCCGTCATCCGACTGCTACTCGAGCGGGGCTTCTCCGTCAACGACGACGGGCGAGTCGTCTCCGGCGGGATCGAGATTCCGAACACGGGGATCGCCCGCGAGATCGGCGTCGACCGACGGGTCGTCGACTCGACGACCGACGTCATCCTCGACGACCCCGAACTGCGCCGAATTTTCCAGAACATCTCGCAGGTACCGAGCCTGATGGATCTGGCACCGGTGCTCGACCTGACGGTGCTCTCCATCGAGGTGATCGACGCGGAGCGGAAGGGGATCGTCGCCAAGGTCACGGGAACGCTGGCCGAACACGGCATCTCGATTCGCCAGACGATCAGCGAGGACCCCGAGTTCACCGACGAACCCCGGCTCTACCTGATCACCGACGAGGAGTTGCCGGGCGAGGTGATCACCGCGCTTCGCGACATCGAGTTCGTCCGGAAGATCGAAATTCAGTGA
- a CDS encoding cupin domain-containing protein: MEYSVVDPDDLERVDDRPCDLRRLGEAAGLDNVAINRFDAEPGEQLPLAYHVHETQEEAFLVLSGTLHVETPEGALVVTEGSMFAAQPESPHRAYNPEDADESVSVLAIGAPSVDDVAPYEPDA; the protein is encoded by the coding sequence ATGGAGTACAGCGTCGTCGATCCTGACGACCTCGAGCGAGTCGATGACCGACCCTGCGACCTCCGTCGCCTGGGCGAGGCGGCCGGGCTGGACAACGTCGCGATCAATCGGTTCGACGCGGAGCCGGGCGAGCAGTTACCGCTGGCCTATCACGTTCACGAGACCCAGGAGGAGGCGTTCCTCGTCCTCTCGGGAACGCTCCACGTCGAGACGCCCGAGGGAGCACTCGTGGTCACGGAGGGGTCGATGTTCGCGGCCCAGCCCGAGTCGCCCCATCGAGCGTACAACCCCGAGGACGCCGACGAATCGGTCTCGGTGCTCGCGATCGGGGCTCCCTCGGTCGACGACGTAGCACCGTACGAGCCCGACGCGTGA
- a CDS encoding CRISPR-associated protein Cas4, which produces MTRTHVSFSDLRTAAYCPRKCYYQRALPDEDREPPPEVESIRGLEPRYESLLEAPPDDLECEPIAVSSVRYRDRLASTRDRLENAGHWDRLRDPADRDVFAAGRHCRGVVHKVLAEPLEPVLVSTGEPPENGVWEPQSVHAVAAAKALAWEHRESVDRAWLEYPAYGAIRSLELTTRRKAQYRSALRAVRELDGPPARTANRSKCDPCEFATECGVKTRTLRSMLSF; this is translated from the coding sequence GTGACTCGCACGCACGTCTCGTTCAGCGATCTTCGAACCGCCGCCTATTGTCCGCGGAAATGCTACTATCAGCGGGCGCTGCCCGACGAGGACCGCGAACCGCCCCCGGAGGTCGAGTCGATCCGGGGACTCGAGCCCCGATACGAATCCCTTCTCGAGGCCCCGCCGGACGACCTCGAGTGCGAGCCGATCGCCGTGTCGTCCGTCCGATACCGCGATCGGCTGGCGTCCACTCGCGACCGACTCGAGAACGCGGGCCACTGGGACCGACTCCGGGATCCCGCCGATCGAGACGTATTCGCGGCCGGACGACACTGCCGTGGCGTCGTCCACAAGGTCCTCGCGGAGCCGCTCGAGCCGGTCCTGGTCTCGACCGGTGAACCGCCCGAGAACGGCGTCTGGGAGCCCCAGTCGGTCCACGCCGTCGCGGCCGCGAAGGCGCTGGCCTGGGAGCACCGGGAATCGGTCGACCGGGCCTGGCTCGAGTATCCGGCCTACGGCGCGATTCGGTCGCTCGAGCTGACGACCCGGCGGAAGGCGCAGTACCGAAGCGCGCTCCGGGCGGTACGAGAACTGGACGGGCCGCCAGCGCGGACGGCCAATCGCTCGAAGTGCGACCCCTGCGAGTTCGCTACAGAGTGCGGCGTCAAAACGAGGACGTTGCGATCGATGCTCAGCTTCTAA
- the upp gene encoding uracil phosphoribosyltransferase — protein sequence MPIEDRDNAYLITHALAKDTLSRLRDVETEQVSFRKGLVKLGRICGYEIIDGRMETEYVEIETPLEQTMGERVRGLDDVVIINVLRAATPFVEGLLKAFPRARQGVISASRDEEAGRAEDGSFPISVDYVKLPEIHEEDTVIIADPMLATGSTMCTVLEHVVENATQPENLIVLSAVSAPEGLLRVNEEFDVADLLTVSIDDRLDDDGFIVPGLGDAGDRAFRTT from the coding sequence ATGCCGATCGAAGACCGGGACAACGCCTATCTCATTACGCATGCACTGGCGAAGGACACGCTCTCGCGCCTGCGCGACGTCGAGACCGAGCAGGTCAGCTTTCGGAAGGGGCTGGTCAAACTCGGCCGGATCTGCGGCTACGAGATCATCGACGGCCGAATGGAGACCGAGTACGTCGAGATCGAGACGCCGCTCGAGCAGACGATGGGCGAGCGCGTCCGCGGGCTCGACGACGTGGTCATCATCAACGTCTTACGGGCCGCGACGCCGTTCGTCGAGGGGCTGTTGAAGGCGTTCCCGCGAGCGCGACAGGGCGTCATCAGCGCGAGTCGCGACGAGGAAGCCGGCCGGGCCGAGGATGGCTCGTTCCCCATCTCGGTCGACTACGTGAAACTGCCCGAGATCCACGAGGAGGACACGGTCATCATCGCGGATCCGATGCTCGCGACGGGGAGCACGATGTGTACCGTGCTGGAGCACGTCGTCGAGAACGCGACGCAGCCGGAGAACCTGATCGTGCTCTCGGCGGTGTCGGCACCGGAGGGACTGCTCCGCGTCAACGAGGAGTTCGACGTGGCCGACCTGCTGACGGTCTCGATCGACGACCGCCTCGACGACGACGGCTTCATCGTTCCGGGCCTCGGCGACGCCGGAGACCGGGCCTTCCGGACGACCTGA
- a CDS encoding DUF7522 family protein: protein MDGETIDSELASEIHSVCRTTVGDELRSITYFTEDDVEQLYLRSDLEQTADLIGFAEHERLGFRSQSAYRNTQLGEYQATIRMFENGYLSRVIRGPHGVWVTTDDMSMERFEELTSALESVLDDFADTVDVAGESDD, encoded by the coding sequence ATGGACGGCGAGACTATCGACTCCGAACTCGCGAGCGAGATCCACAGCGTCTGCCGGACGACGGTCGGAGACGAACTGCGCAGTATCACCTACTTCACCGAGGACGACGTGGAGCAGCTGTACCTCCGCTCGGATCTGGAACAGACCGCGGATCTGATCGGCTTCGCCGAACACGAGCGGCTGGGCTTTCGTTCGCAGTCGGCCTACCGGAACACGCAACTCGGCGAGTATCAGGCGACGATCCGAATGTTCGAGAACGGCTACCTGTCGCGGGTCATTCGCGGCCCGCACGGCGTCTGGGTGACGACCGACGACATGTCGATGGAGCGGTTCGAGGAGCTCACGAGCGCGCTCGAGTCGGTGCTCGACGACTTCGCGGACACCGTCGACGTCGCGGGAGAGAGCGACGACTGA
- a CDS encoding DUF5828 family protein — protein sequence MEESISGFKVRGDWGDIVEHGERITRALRDADVHDPDQEYGARFAGAFEEWEEWRPKAHETLDSDVSEKTADQASVEEGKGEKAGKEPDEDIKTAGEKLSESYEQLEDDDAEGAVDNWKESIDYVARAADSASRKALRRVEDTVYQNVMTQLAPYYFDNELVSANIQQAARNGGNGEQFVFEVNVNDDVLKESVSDRLAEYEDEIDRWHVEVEKDTDAAEAIEGVEPPPDNGDNSRSTTN from the coding sequence ATGGAAGAGAGTATTTCGGGGTTCAAAGTTCGCGGTGACTGGGGCGACATCGTCGAACACGGCGAGCGCATCACGCGAGCGCTTCGAGACGCCGATGTCCACGATCCTGACCAGGAGTACGGTGCCCGCTTCGCGGGCGCGTTCGAGGAGTGGGAAGAGTGGCGTCCCAAGGCCCACGAAACCCTCGACTCCGACGTCAGCGAGAAGACCGCCGACCAGGCCAGCGTCGAGGAAGGGAAAGGCGAGAAAGCCGGCAAGGAGCCCGACGAAGACATCAAGACCGCCGGCGAGAAGCTCTCCGAGTCCTACGAGCAACTCGAGGACGACGACGCCGAGGGTGCGGTAGACAACTGGAAGGAGTCGATCGATTACGTCGCGCGGGCGGCCGACTCCGCGAGTCGCAAGGCCCTCCGGCGGGTCGAGGACACGGTCTACCAGAACGTGATGACCCAGCTCGCGCCCTACTACTTCGACAACGAACTCGTCAGCGCCAACATCCAGCAGGCCGCGCGCAACGGCGGGAACGGCGAACAGTTCGTCTTCGAGGTCAACGTCAACGACGACGTGTTGAAGGAGAGCGTCTCCGACCGACTCGCCGAGTACGAAGACGAGATCGACCGCTGGCACGTCGAGGTCGAGAAGGACACCGACGCGGCCGAGGCGATCGAGGGGGTGGAGCCGCCGCCGGACAACGGCGACAACTCGAGGTCGACGACGAACTGA
- a CDS encoding IMPACT family protein, translating into MNRTYRTVSEPATAEFVVQGSEFIGHVRPVETVDAAEAFVDAVREEYADATHNVPAYRVRDGPDGEFLREYSSDDGEPSGSAGKPALNVLSQQDLENCAIVVTRYYGGTNLGVGGLVRAYSRAVKEGVEEAGIVEARPHERVSITVEYDDSGTVRSILESEGYEFEADYETVVRFDVRVPLADGESLRDRIRSATSGRADLE; encoded by the coding sequence GTGAATCGGACGTATCGAACCGTCTCGGAGCCGGCCACCGCCGAGTTCGTCGTCCAAGGGTCGGAGTTCATCGGTCACGTCCGGCCCGTCGAAACCGTCGACGCGGCCGAGGCGTTCGTCGACGCCGTCCGCGAGGAGTACGCCGACGCGACCCACAACGTCCCCGCCTATCGGGTCCGGGACGGCCCCGACGGGGAGTTCCTGCGCGAGTACTCGAGCGACGACGGCGAACCGTCCGGTTCGGCCGGGAAACCGGCGCTGAACGTGCTCAGCCAGCAGGACCTCGAGAACTGCGCGATCGTCGTCACGCGCTACTACGGCGGGACGAACCTCGGGGTCGGCGGCCTCGTCCGCGCCTACTCCCGCGCGGTGAAAGAAGGCGTCGAGGAAGCCGGGATCGTCGAAGCGCGACCCCACGAACGCGTCTCGATCACCGTCGAGTACGACGACTCGGGGACCGTCCGCTCGATCCTCGAGAGCGAGGGCTACGAGTTCGAAGCCGACTACGAAACCGTCGTCAGGTTCGACGTTCGCGTCCCGCTGGCCGACGGCGAGTCGCTGCGGGATCGGATCCGGAGCGCGACGAGCGGCCGGGCCGACCTCGAGTGA
- a CDS encoding L-threonylcarbamoyladenylate synthase: MSDIDRAADAIDSEALVVYPTETVYGLGAAALEPDAVDRVFEVKGRDRSKPLSFAVPSVPSALEHVRATDRERRFMATFLPGPVTVLCRRRETVPDELTAGRDRVGVRVPDDDLALALCERAGTPITATSANVSGRASARRLEEVDPEIREAAAVVLDGGETAGTESTVVDVSTDTIHRRGAQADEIEAWLETH, from the coding sequence ATGAGCGATATCGACCGTGCCGCCGACGCGATCGATTCGGAGGCGCTCGTCGTCTACCCGACGGAGACGGTCTACGGCCTCGGCGCAGCGGCGCTCGAGCCCGACGCCGTCGACCGGGTCTTCGAGGTGAAGGGGCGCGACCGCTCGAAGCCGCTCTCGTTCGCCGTCCCGTCCGTCCCGTCGGCGCTCGAGCACGTCCGCGCGACCGATCGCGAACGGCGGTTCATGGCGACGTTTCTCCCCGGTCCCGTGACGGTCCTCTGTCGGCGACGCGAGACGGTCCCGGACGAACTCACGGCCGGTCGCGACCGCGTCGGCGTCCGCGTGCCGGACGACGACCTCGCGCTCGCGCTCTGTGAGCGAGCCGGGACGCCGATCACCGCGACGAGCGCGAACGTCAGCGGCCGGGCGAGCGCCCGGCGACTCGAGGAGGTCGATCCCGAAATCCGCGAGGCAGCAGCGGTCGTTCTGGACGGCGGCGAAACGGCCGGCACCGAGAGTACCGTCGTCGACGTCTCGACGGATACGATCCACCGACGTGGGGCACAGGCCGACGAGATCGAGGCGTGGCTCGAGACGCATTAG
- a CDS encoding redoxin domain-containing protein, protein MPEFDVVELGPADHPEPGEQAPEFTRPLVTDEFWEDRTLSELVAETEGRTVLVFTPMTGSFLAKYVWDELADRSWNDRAGRVVGVTASTPYGVKRFLEDNDSPFAFFADPANGVAESYGIDHDLDGMTGVSEPRVAFFALDGDRTVEGAWVATDWPDFPDYDALESELGLE, encoded by the coding sequence ATGCCGGAGTTCGACGTCGTCGAACTCGGTCCGGCGGACCACCCCGAACCCGGCGAGCAAGCGCCCGAGTTCACCCGCCCGCTCGTCACCGACGAGTTCTGGGAGGATCGGACGCTGTCGGAACTCGTCGCCGAAACCGAGGGCCGGACCGTCCTCGTGTTCACCCCGATGACCGGCTCCTTCCTCGCCAAGTACGTCTGGGACGAACTGGCGGACCGGAGCTGGAACGACCGCGCGGGACGCGTCGTCGGCGTCACGGCCTCGACGCCCTACGGCGTGAAGCGGTTCCTCGAGGACAACGACTCCCCCTTCGCGTTCTTCGCCGATCCCGCCAACGGGGTCGCGGAATCGTACGGGATCGACCACGACCTCGACGGGATGACCGGCGTGAGCGAACCGCGCGTCGCCTTCTTCGCGCTCGACGGCGACCGCACGGTCGAGGGCGCGTGGGTCGCCACCGACTGGCCCGACTTTCCCGACTACGACGCCCTCGAGTCGGAACTCGGCCTCGAGTAG
- a CDS encoding conditioned medium-induced protein 4 — protein sequence MNDKTEELRDIFTDVTDGEETVTESQEDTRGSLERDERSDEERLESVVQQMRERYEFETALSDDELISVARDFYDERSDGEIADEMGVDADEIFEARMSLHLVGEDDADEVDLAAIRDRDEDDATLAAEYDVSEDRIRRYRRVAEAENQSRTANDRYRDEFDSILADAELSERMTSDLREDGLEDATEGMETDVDF from the coding sequence ATGAACGATAAAACCGAGGAACTCCGGGATATCTTCACCGACGTCACCGACGGCGAGGAGACCGTCACCGAATCGCAGGAGGATACCCGCGGCTCCCTCGAGCGAGACGAGCGATCGGACGAGGAACGCCTCGAGAGCGTCGTCCAGCAGATGCGCGAACGATACGAGTTCGAGACGGCGCTCTCGGACGACGAGCTGATTTCGGTCGCCAGGGACTTCTACGACGAGCGAAGCGACGGCGAGATCGCCGACGAGATGGGCGTCGACGCGGACGAGATCTTCGAGGCCCGCATGTCGCTGCACCTCGTCGGCGAGGACGACGCCGACGAGGTCGACCTCGCGGCGATCCGCGACCGCGACGAGGACGACGCGACGCTGGCCGCGGAGTACGACGTCAGCGAGGACCGGATCCGCCGCTACCGTCGCGTCGCCGAAGCGGAGAACCAGTCCCGGACGGCAAACGATCGCTACCGCGACGAGTTCGACAGCATCCTCGCCGACGCGGAACTCTCCGAGCGCATGACGTCCGATCTCCGCGAAGACGGCCTCGAGGACGCGACGGAAGGGATGGAGACGGACGTGGACTTCTAA
- a CDS encoding YgaP family membrane protein, which yields MDRNVCDFDRLGRLVIAAALLLAGYRHRERTIGALSFIAGSDILATAVIQRCPVNALLGIDTCGTDQ from the coding sequence ATGGACAGAAACGTCTGTGATTTCGATCGCCTCGGTCGCCTCGTCATCGCGGCGGCGTTGCTGCTGGCCGGCTATCGACATCGGGAGCGAACGATCGGCGCACTGTCGTTTATCGCCGGCAGCGACATCCTCGCGACTGCAGTCATTCAGCGATGTCCGGTGAACGCGCTGCTGGGAATCGATACCTGCGGGACGGATCAGTAG
- a CDS encoding inorganic phosphate transporter, with protein sequence MVEIAVLGTFLVAAVASLFMAWAIGAGSSGSTPFAPAVGANAISVMRAGFLVGLLGFAGAVLQGANVSEAVGTELIGGVTLSSLAATIALLIAAGLVAIGIFTGYPIATAFTVTGAVIGVGFAMGGDPAWAKYTEIATLWVLTPFVGGSIAYAVARSLRAEVIAEEYLIVVLAAVVGAIVANIEFAILGSGAGGASIAQASSGWVPGPSVAGTAAATLVIAGLWAGSIALDLRNGTERGERHFLLVLGGLVAFSAGGSQVGLAIGPLIPLSGELDLPLIAMLVGGGFGLLLGSWTGAPRMIKAISQDYSSLGPRRSIAALIPSFIIAQAAVLFGIPVSFNEIIVSAIIGSGYAATGSGGVSARKMGVTVLAWIGSLAGAIVVSYVGYTAVAAILL encoded by the coding sequence ATGGTCGAAATCGCCGTGCTCGGTACCTTCCTCGTGGCCGCAGTCGCGAGTCTCTTCATGGCCTGGGCGATCGGTGCCGGCTCGAGCGGGTCGACGCCCTTCGCCCCGGCGGTGGGCGCGAACGCGATTTCGGTGATGCGGGCCGGCTTTCTCGTGGGACTGCTGGGCTTTGCCGGCGCGGTCCTCCAGGGCGCGAACGTCTCCGAGGCGGTCGGGACCGAACTGATCGGCGGGGTGACGCTCTCGTCGCTCGCGGCGACGATCGCCCTGCTCATCGCGGCCGGACTGGTGGCGATCGGCATCTTCACGGGGTATCCGATAGCGACGGCGTTTACCGTCACGGGGGCGGTCATCGGCGTCGGGTTCGCCATGGGCGGCGATCCCGCGTGGGCGAAGTACACCGAGATCGCCACGCTGTGGGTGCTGACGCCGTTCGTCGGCGGCAGCATCGCCTACGCGGTCGCCCGGTCGCTCCGTGCGGAGGTGATCGCGGAGGAGTATCTCATCGTCGTCCTGGCCGCCGTCGTCGGCGCGATCGTCGCCAACATCGAGTTCGCGATCCTCGGCTCCGGAGCCGGCGGCGCGTCGATCGCGCAGGCCTCGAGCGGCTGGGTTCCCGGACCGTCGGTCGCCGGCACCGCCGCCGCGACGCTCGTGATCGCGGGGCTGTGGGCGGGATCGATCGCGCTGGATCTCAGGAACGGGACCGAACGCGGCGAGCGCCACTTCCTGCTGGTTCTCGGCGGGCTCGTCGCCTTCTCCGCCGGCGGCAGTCAGGTCGGGCTGGCGATCGGCCCGCTGATTCCGCTCTCGGGCGAACTCGACCTGCCGCTGATCGCGATGCTCGTCGGCGGCGGCTTCGGACTGCTGCTGGGGTCGTGGACCGGCGCACCCCGGATGATCAAAGCGATCTCGCAGGACTACTCCTCGCTCGGGCCGCGACGGTCCATCGCCGCGCTCATCCCCTCGTTTATCATCGCACAGGCCGCGGTCCTCTTTGGCATCCCGGTCTCGTTCAACGAGATCATCGTCAGCGCGATTATCGGCAGCGGGTACGCCGCGACCGGCAGCGGCGGCGTCAGCGCCCGCAAGATGGGCGTTACCGTACTCGCGTGGATCGGCTCGCTGGCCGGCGCGATCGTCGTCTCTTACGTCGGCTACACCGCCGTCGCCGCGATCCTGCTCTGA
- a CDS encoding hemolysin family protein, with product MALSSPSEVVLAVYEVPVVGLEIEQSVVTVLGALALVGLIALSGFFSSSEIALFSIPKHRVDGMVEDGIPGAERVKSLKSDPHRLLVTILVGNNIVNIAMSSIATAILGLYFGGLTAVTIATLGITAVVLLFGESAPKSYAVENTESWSVRVAGPLKAAERLMLPLVILFDYLTRQINRLTGSTGAIETPYVTRDEIQEMIESGEREGVLEEEEHEMLTRIFRFNNTIVKEVMTPRLDMTAVPKDAAIDEAIETCIQSGHARIPVYEGSLDNVQGVVHIRDLVRDLNYGEAEDDELELADLIQPTLHVPESKNVDELLSEMRENRMHMAIVIDEFGTTEGLVTMEDMIEEIIGEILEGGEDQPIESIDEDTVLVRGEVNIEDVNEALEIELPEGQEFETIAGFIFNRAGRLVEEGEEITYDGIRITVETVENTRIMKARLKRLEAADEGVEDETDDEAAPLEIDENDE from the coding sequence ATGGCGTTGTCTTCGCCCTCCGAGGTTGTGTTGGCTGTTTACGAGGTCCCGGTCGTGGGACTCGAGATCGAGCAGTCGGTGGTGACGGTCCTCGGTGCGCTCGCGCTCGTCGGACTGATCGCGCTCTCCGGGTTCTTCTCCTCGTCGGAGATCGCGCTGTTTTCGATCCCGAAACACCGCGTCGACGGGATGGTCGAAGACGGGATTCCGGGCGCGGAGCGCGTCAAGTCGCTCAAGTCCGATCCGCACCGACTGCTCGTGACGATCCTCGTCGGAAACAACATCGTCAACATCGCGATGTCGTCGATCGCGACGGCCATCCTCGGGCTGTACTTCGGTGGCCTGACGGCCGTCACGATCGCCACGCTCGGGATCACCGCCGTCGTCTTGCTGTTCGGCGAGAGCGCGCCCAAGTCCTACGCGGTCGAGAACACGGAGTCGTGGTCGGTCCGTGTTGCTGGGCCCCTGAAGGCCGCCGAGAGACTGATGCTCCCGCTCGTGATCCTCTTCGACTATCTCACCAGACAGATCAATCGGCTCACCGGGTCGACGGGTGCGATCGAGACGCCGTACGTCACTCGCGACGAGATTCAGGAAATGATCGAATCCGGCGAGCGCGAGGGCGTCCTCGAGGAGGAGGAACACGAGATGCTCACGCGCATCTTCCGCTTTAACAATACCATCGTCAAAGAGGTGATGACCCCGCGGCTCGATATGACGGCGGTCCCGAAAGACGCCGCCATCGACGAAGCCATCGAGACCTGTATCCAGAGCGGTCACGCGCGAATCCCGGTCTACGAGGGGAGTCTCGACAACGTCCAGGGCGTCGTCCACATCCGCGATCTCGTTCGCGATCTCAACTACGGCGAGGCGGAAGACGACGAACTCGAACTCGCGGACCTCATCCAGCCGACGCTCCACGTACCCGAATCGAAGAACGTCGACGAACTCCTGTCCGAAATGCGGGAAAACCGGATGCACATGGCGATCGTCATCGACGAGTTCGGCACCACCGAGGGGCTGGTGACCATGGAGGACATGATCGAGGAGATCATCGGCGAGATCCTCGAGGGCGGTGAAGACCAGCCGATCGAGTCGATCGACGAGGACACGGTCCTCGTTCGGGGCGAGGTCAACATCGAGGACGTCAACGAGGCGCTCGAGATCGAGCTCCCGGAGGGGCAGGAGTTCGAGACCATCGCTGGGTTCATCTTCAACCGCGCCGGTCGCCTCGTCGAGGAGGGTGAGGAGATCACGTACGACGGAATCCGTATCACCGTCGAAACAGTCGAAAACACCCGGATCATGAAAGCCCGGCTGAAGCGACTCGAGGCCGCCGACGAAGGCGTCGAAGACGAGACGGACGACGAGGCCGCTCCGCTGGAAATCGACGAGAACGACGAGTGA
- a CDS encoding glutaredoxin family protein, which yields MSETAEPPITFYRLQGCPYCERVTRLLDEYGLEYRSRFVEPMHSERNVVKRVAGVRTVPVVVDESTGVTMAESANIVDYLESTYGRDHPDAAAAGAGGAD from the coding sequence ATGAGCGAGACCGCCGAACCACCGATCACGTTCTACCGGTTGCAGGGCTGTCCGTACTGCGAGCGGGTTACCAGGCTGCTCGACGAGTACGGCCTCGAGTACCGATCGCGGTTCGTCGAACCGATGCACTCCGAGCGGAACGTCGTGAAACGCGTCGCCGGCGTCCGGACCGTCCCCGTCGTCGTCGACGAGAGCACGGGCGTCACGATGGCCGAAAGCGCGAACATCGTCGACTACCTCGAGTCGACCTACGGACGCGACCACCCCGACGCGGCCGCCGCGGGTGCCGGGGGTGCCGATTGA